A single region of the Pseudalkalibacillus berkeleyi genome encodes:
- a CDS encoding HesB/YadR/YfhF family protein has product MMFSITSPVVKLYKDELGLKQGDGLQLFCRYAGSESGLCIGVEKGKPTEEDYVQEIDGIHFYVKPHEVWFVEKMSMDYDDIDEQFTINLPSIA; this is encoded by the coding sequence TTGATGTTCTCAATCACAAGTCCTGTCGTAAAACTGTATAAAGATGAGTTGGGATTAAAACAAGGCGATGGTTTGCAACTATTTTGCAGATACGCGGGGAGTGAATCCGGGCTTTGCATAGGTGTAGAAAAGGGTAAGCCTACTGAAGAGGACTATGTGCAAGAAATTGATGGTATTCATTTCTATGTTAAACCACATGAAGTATGGTTTGTTGAGAAAATGTCAATGGACTACGATGATATAGATGAACAATTTACAATTAATTTACCGAGTATAGCATAA
- the tkt gene encoding transketolase — protein sequence MIVVSTSIEQLSINTIRTLSIDSVEKANSGHPGMPMGAAPMAYQLWSKHMSHNPSNPDWFNRDRFVLSAGHGSMLLYSLLHLFGYDVSLEDLQNFRQWESKTPGHPEYGDTPGVEATTGPLGQGVAMSVGMAMAERHLAATYNRDDYNIIDHYTYSICGDGDLMEGVSSEAASLAAHLRLGRLIVMYDSNDISLDGDLHMSFSEDVQKRFEAYGWQVLYVEDGTDLDTLDKAIAEAKANTERPTLIEVKTVIGHGSPNKSGKSASHGAPLGSDEVKMTKESYEWSFEGDFHVPNEVRDHFNVLKEAGAEKEQKWNDLFKSYQEAYPELATQLLSAIKGELPSGWDQALPQYKAGEDKLATRASSGETLNAIANSVPQLFGGSADLAGSNKTMLKDKGTFSRNDYSGRNIWFGVREFAMAAALNGMQLHGGLKVYGGTFFVFSDYLRPAMRLSALMGLPVTYVLTHDSIAVGEDGPTHEPVEQLSSLRAMPNLGIMRPADGTETVAAWKIALESESKPTALVLTRQGLPTLEGTSEEGVRKGAYVVSSVDHGPADVMLLASGSEVSLAVNAKEELAKQGINASVVSMPSWDRFEEQPQDYKESVLPKAVKKRLAIEMGATHGWHKYTGDEGDVLGIDRFGASAPGETVMKEYGFTVENVVANVKALLNK from the coding sequence ATGATCGTCGTGTCAACTTCAATTGAGCAATTATCAATAAACACAATTCGAACATTATCAATTGATAGTGTAGAGAAAGCTAATTCTGGGCATCCGGGGATGCCGATGGGTGCAGCTCCGATGGCTTATCAGCTTTGGAGTAAGCATATGAGTCATAACCCTTCCAATCCTGATTGGTTTAACCGTGACCGGTTCGTACTTTCTGCTGGGCATGGGTCCATGTTATTATACAGCCTCTTGCATCTCTTCGGGTATGATGTATCTCTTGAGGATTTACAAAATTTCCGTCAATGGGAAAGTAAAACGCCTGGACACCCAGAGTATGGTGATACTCCCGGAGTAGAAGCGACTACAGGTCCATTAGGACAAGGTGTTGCAATGTCTGTTGGAATGGCAATGGCTGAAAGACATCTTGCAGCTACATATAACCGTGACGACTATAACATTATCGATCATTATACGTACAGCATTTGTGGTGACGGTGACTTGATGGAAGGTGTTTCATCTGAAGCTGCATCATTAGCTGCTCATTTACGCCTAGGTCGTTTAATTGTCATGTATGATTCTAATGACATTTCTCTTGATGGAGATCTTCATATGTCGTTTTCTGAAGATGTACAAAAACGTTTTGAAGCATATGGATGGCAAGTCCTATATGTAGAAGACGGAACAGATTTGGATACATTAGATAAAGCAATTGCTGAGGCAAAAGCGAATACAGAACGTCCGACATTGATTGAAGTCAAAACCGTAATTGGCCACGGATCTCCTAATAAATCAGGAAAGTCAGCCTCTCACGGTGCACCACTAGGCTCTGATGAAGTTAAAATGACGAAAGAATCATATGAATGGTCATTTGAAGGAGACTTTCATGTACCAAATGAAGTGCGAGATCACTTCAACGTATTAAAAGAGGCTGGTGCAGAAAAAGAACAGAAATGGAATGACCTTTTCAAGTCATACCAAGAAGCTTACCCTGAACTAGCAACACAATTATTGAGTGCGATTAAAGGTGAATTACCTTCTGGTTGGGACCAAGCCCTTCCTCAATATAAAGCTGGAGAAGATAAGCTTGCGACACGTGCTTCATCTGGGGAAACTTTAAATGCAATCGCTAATAGTGTTCCTCAATTGTTTGGTGGATCTGCTGACTTGGCTGGATCGAACAAAACGATGTTGAAAGACAAAGGTACGTTTTCTCGTAACGACTATAGCGGTCGAAACATTTGGTTTGGTGTACGAGAATTTGCAATGGCAGCTGCATTAAACGGTATGCAGCTTCATGGAGGCTTGAAGGTTTATGGAGGAACGTTCTTCGTGTTCTCAGACTATCTTCGCCCAGCAATGCGATTATCTGCACTAATGGGATTACCGGTTACGTATGTTCTTACACACGATTCAATAGCGGTAGGTGAAGACGGACCAACCCATGAACCAGTTGAGCAACTTTCATCTTTACGTGCTATGCCTAACTTAGGGATAATGCGTCCTGCAGATGGTACGGAAACAGTAGCAGCTTGGAAAATCGCTTTGGAAAGCGAATCTAAACCAACAGCACTTGTGTTGACTCGCCAAGGGTTACCTACTCTTGAGGGAACAAGCGAAGAAGGTGTTCGTAAAGGTGCCTATGTAGTTTCTTCAGTAGATCATGGACCTGCTGATGTAATGTTACTTGCTTCAGGCTCTGAGGTTTCACTTGCCGTCAATGCAAAAGAAGAGCTTGCAAAGCAAGGTATTAACGCTTCAGTTGTTAGTATGCCTTCATGGGATCGTTTTGAGGAACAGCCTCAAGATTATAAAGAAAGCGTACTACCAAAAGCAGTCAAGAAGCGTCTTGCAATTGAAATGGGAGCTACTCACGGTTGGCACAAATACACAGGAGACGAAGGTGATGTACTAGGTATTGATCGATTTGGTGCATCAGCTCCTGGTGAAACGGTAATGAAAGAATATGGATTTACTGTTGAAAATGTCGTAGCCAACGTTAAAGCATTATTAAACAAATAA
- a CDS encoding M15 family metallopeptidase, protein MKLHMALVGLTSLTLILGGCSSIPNPFEKEDQQNTDDQSHEDSQNQKDNQQQDTEQTDSPEEPKEPTNEEADLPSLEETVTVMGDGTKVVTNMNDTLVLVNKERNLPSDYIPEDLVIPNVPFPFEEDSPKKKMRKIAASPLEEMFAQAERDGIPLFAQSGYRSYDRQAAIFASNVQEDGEEEANKYSARPGQSEHQSGLTMDVTSPEVNFDLTQALGDTKTGIWLEENAHQFGFIIRYPEGKEEITGYQYEPWHLRYVGKKHAERIHEQNMTLEEYLGVPVEPVNTKK, encoded by the coding sequence ATGAAATTACATATGGCCTTAGTAGGTCTAACAAGCTTAACTTTAATACTGGGAGGATGCTCGTCCATTCCGAACCCGTTTGAAAAAGAGGATCAACAAAATACGGACGATCAATCACATGAGGACAGTCAGAATCAAAAAGATAATCAGCAACAAGACACAGAACAAACTGATTCACCAGAAGAGCCAAAGGAACCTACTAATGAAGAAGCAGACCTGCCTTCTCTTGAAGAAACGGTAACGGTTATGGGTGATGGAACGAAGGTTGTCACAAACATGAATGATACACTCGTTTTAGTGAATAAAGAGCGGAACTTGCCTTCAGATTACATACCAGAGGATCTAGTGATTCCGAATGTACCGTTCCCTTTTGAAGAAGACAGTCCTAAAAAGAAAATGCGGAAAATCGCTGCTTCTCCGCTTGAAGAAATGTTTGCACAAGCTGAAAGGGATGGGATTCCTTTATTTGCTCAATCAGGTTACAGATCATATGACCGCCAAGCAGCGATTTTTGCTTCAAATGTTCAAGAAGACGGGGAAGAAGAAGCAAATAAGTATAGTGCCCGCCCCGGACAAAGTGAACACCAGAGCGGCTTAACGATGGATGTTACTTCACCTGAAGTCAATTTTGATTTGACTCAAGCATTAGGGGACACCAAAACTGGAATATGGTTAGAAGAGAACGCCCATCAATTTGGTTTCATCATCCGATATCCCGAAGGGAAGGAAGAGATTACCGGGTATCAATATGAGCCTTGGCATTTGAGATATGTTGGGAAGAAACATGCAGAGCGAATTCATGAACAAAATATGACACTTGAGGAATACTTAGGTGTTCCAGTTGAACCAGTTAATACGAAGAAGTAA
- the sirA gene encoding sporulation inhibitor of replication protein SirA, with protein MRKYDIYLLEKEVAYHYYGREQVLYHFFVEAVQPVPALIHTIDKQLHYITQVIPKVVFEFELKKIDSYRMRYNLKKESRKLMLSSEHSMVILEKKERKLTLISTGNFEAETLLFEHLRNVENTFIAINIEGNSIGWLSPIKQAHYI; from the coding sequence ATGCGGAAATATGATATTTATTTGTTGGAGAAAGAAGTAGCTTATCATTATTATGGAAGAGAACAAGTTTTGTATCACTTCTTTGTTGAAGCTGTGCAGCCTGTGCCGGCATTGATACATACAATTGATAAGCAGCTTCATTATATTACTCAAGTGATTCCGAAAGTAGTTTTTGAATTTGAACTGAAAAAGATTGATTCATACAGGATGAGATATAACCTAAAGAAGGAAAGTCGCAAGTTAATGCTATCATCAGAACATAGCATGGTGATTTTAGAGAAAAAAGAGAGGAAATTAACATTAATCTCAACAGGAAATTTCGAGGCAGAAACGCTTCTTTTTGAACACTTGAGAAATGTAGAGAATACATTCATCGCTATAAATATTGAAGGGAATAGTATCGGTTGGTTAAGTCCAATTAAACAAGCTCATTATATTTAG
- the cudC gene encoding choline uptake/conversion transcriptional regulator CudC — MDKQKQLEALEQAQNNVVRSIAETMDLYGVTPSVGKLYGTMYFHKDSMSLDEMKDELGMSKPSMSTAVKALQEIDVMKKTWQKGSRRDQFVSEKDFFNLFIQYFCKMWEREVKINLEAINRTRSELEDLISQPDLDEEVKEKIDFSFSLLHDSEKYYHWLSDLVQSFRSGEIFNLVPIPEKDQT, encoded by the coding sequence GTGGACAAACAAAAACAATTAGAAGCATTAGAGCAAGCACAGAACAATGTAGTACGTTCAATTGCAGAGACGATGGACCTTTATGGGGTGACCCCCTCAGTAGGAAAGTTATATGGAACGATGTATTTCCACAAAGATTCTATGTCCCTAGATGAGATGAAGGATGAACTTGGAATGAGTAAGCCAAGTATGAGTACAGCAGTCAAGGCACTACAAGAAATTGACGTAATGAAAAAGACTTGGCAAAAAGGTTCGAGGAGAGATCAATTCGTCTCCGAGAAGGACTTCTTTAATCTTTTTATTCAGTACTTTTGCAAGATGTGGGAACGAGAAGTTAAGATCAACCTCGAGGCAATTAATCGAACTCGCTCTGAACTTGAGGATCTTATTTCACAACCAGATTTAGATGAGGAAGTAAAAGAAAAAATAGACTTCAGTTTTTCATTATTACATGATTCTGAAAAGTATTATCATTGGTTATCAGATTTAGTCCAATCTTTTCGTTCAGGTGAAATTTTCAATTTAGTTCCTATCCCTGAAAAGGATCAAACATGA
- the betB gene encoding betaine-aldehyde dehydrogenase yields MKRQQMFINGKWIDSVSGEAREIINPFNQDVIAIVTEGDKSDAHMAIEAARNAFDEGEWTNTPANERGYKLFKVAEKIQQQKDELARLESLDTGKTLTESIADMDDITGVFRYFAGLADKDGGEMIESPIPNSTSKVVREPVGVCSQISPWNYPLLQASWKIAPALAAGNTIVIKPSEITPLTTIKITEILEEVGFPNGVVNLVLGAGTTVGQEMAENHDVDLVSFTGGIETGRKIMNAATGNMKKIAFELGGKNPNIVFADADFETAVDQALNAVYFHAGQVCSAGSRLLVEDSIHDQFVDALVERAGKIRLGNGFDEKTESGPLISKEHRSKVEEYVEIGKDEGAKLVIGGKRPEDPELASGFFYLPTIFTECENDMRIVQEEIFGPVLTVERFKSENEVVKRANSTTYGLAGAVFTTDSRKAERVANKLRLGTVWINDFHPYFAQAPWGGYKQSGIGRELGKQGLEEYTEVKHIFENHTPEPVNWFKG; encoded by the coding sequence ATGAAACGCCAACAAATGTTCATCAACGGAAAATGGATCGATTCCGTATCTGGTGAAGCAAGAGAAATCATCAATCCATTTAATCAAGATGTAATTGCAATTGTCACTGAAGGTGACAAAAGTGATGCTCATATGGCAATTGAAGCTGCGCGTAACGCGTTTGATGAAGGGGAGTGGACAAATACCCCAGCAAATGAGCGTGGGTATAAACTCTTCAAAGTTGCCGAAAAGATTCAGCAACAAAAAGATGAGCTTGCTAGATTGGAAAGTTTAGATACAGGCAAGACGCTGACTGAAAGTATTGCAGATATGGATGACATAACAGGAGTCTTCCGTTACTTTGCCGGTTTAGCTGACAAAGACGGAGGTGAAATGATTGAGTCTCCGATTCCAAACTCAACAAGTAAAGTAGTCAGAGAGCCTGTTGGTGTCTGTTCTCAAATTTCGCCATGGAATTATCCGTTACTTCAAGCTTCGTGGAAAATCGCTCCTGCCCTAGCAGCAGGAAATACAATTGTAATCAAGCCGAGTGAGATTACACCACTTACTACGATAAAAATTACTGAAATTCTTGAAGAAGTCGGTTTCCCTAACGGAGTTGTGAATCTCGTATTAGGTGCTGGTACGACAGTAGGACAAGAAATGGCTGAAAACCATGATGTTGATCTCGTATCTTTTACAGGTGGAATCGAGACGGGACGAAAGATCATGAACGCTGCAACAGGTAACATGAAGAAAATTGCATTTGAATTAGGTGGAAAAAATCCAAACATTGTATTTGCCGATGCAGACTTTGAAACGGCAGTAGATCAAGCATTAAATGCCGTTTATTTCCACGCAGGTCAAGTTTGTTCAGCAGGTTCTCGTCTATTAGTAGAAGATTCTATTCATGATCAATTCGTAGACGCACTTGTCGAACGTGCCGGAAAGATCAGATTAGGCAACGGATTCGATGAAAAAACAGAATCTGGACCTCTTATTTCAAAAGAACACAGATCTAAAGTTGAGGAATATGTCGAGATAGGTAAGGATGAAGGGGCAAAGCTTGTCATTGGGGGTAAGCGTCCTGAAGATCCGGAATTAGCAAGTGGTTTTTTCTATTTACCGACTATTTTCACTGAGTGTGAAAACGATATGAGGATTGTTCAAGAAGAAATTTTCGGACCTGTACTTACGGTCGAAAGGTTTAAGTCTGAAAATGAAGTTGTCAAACGAGCAAATAGTACAACCTATGGTCTTGCTGGAGCTGTATTTACAACAGATTCGAGAAAGGCAGAACGAGTAGCGAACAAACTTCGATTAGGAACAGTATGGATTAATGACTTCCACCCATACTTCGCTCAAGCCCCTTGGGGAGGATATAAGCAATCTGGAATCGGTCGTGAGCTAGGTAAACAAGGTCTTGAAGAATATACAGAAGTGAAACATATTTTTGAAAATCACACACCAGAGCCGGTGAACTGGTTTAAAGGGTAA
- a CDS encoding YneF family protein, giving the protein MDWMLVIVGLIALLAGAAIGFFIARKYMMSYLKKNPPINENMLRVMMMQMGQKPSQKKINQMMKAMQNQMK; this is encoded by the coding sequence ATGGATTGGATGTTAGTAATTGTGGGCTTGATCGCCTTGCTTGCTGGAGCGGCGATTGGCTTTTTTATCGCTCGCAAATATATGATGAGTTATTTAAAGAAAAATCCACCTATTAACGAAAATATGTTACGTGTAATGATGATGCAAATGGGACAAAAGCCATCACAGAAGAAAATTAATCAAATGATGAAGGCAATGCAAAATCAAATGAAATAG
- a CDS encoding CcdC family protein: protein MWVVGSTILAMIMGSIALMIRMRAARKPATTKKIILPPIFMSTGFLMFLYPPTRVEWSEALEAFTVGAIFSLLLIRTSSFEQKSDAIYLKRSKAFAFILIGLLLFRIVLKIFLGQQISIEETSGLFFILAFGMIAPWRIAMYFKFKRLQMIPES from the coding sequence GTGTGGGTGGTAGGTAGTACTATTTTGGCGATGATAATGGGTAGTATCGCTCTAATGATTAGAATGAGAGCAGCTCGAAAACCAGCGACTACTAAGAAGATCATCTTGCCCCCGATATTTATGTCAACAGGGTTTCTAATGTTCCTTTATCCTCCTACGAGAGTTGAATGGAGTGAAGCGTTAGAAGCCTTTACAGTTGGGGCCATTTTCTCTTTACTTCTCATACGCACATCCTCCTTTGAACAAAAGTCTGATGCCATTTACTTAAAAAGATCAAAAGCATTCGCCTTTATACTAATCGGTTTATTATTGTTTAGGATTGTATTGAAAATCTTCCTGGGACAACAGATTTCTATTGAAGAAACAAGTGGTTTGTTTTTCATCTTAGCATTTGGAATGATTGCGCCATGGCGTATCGCAATGTATTTTAAGTTTAAGAGATTACAGATGATACCTGAATCATAA
- a CDS encoding TVP38/TMEM64 family protein, whose protein sequence is MGEAIVALFRDFPEFAILISIVANVIIAISGVLPSYFLTAANIYFFGFFGGTILSILGESIGAWCAFILYRKGFKKHSRKWLQKYRSVGKLINLQGRIAFQFILTLRLLPFMPSGVVTFFSAIGIVSTWTFVIASTLGKIPAILLEAFAVNQVLQWTIAGKVLLTGISLIFLLNLIVLIRKKSI, encoded by the coding sequence ATGGGAGAAGCAATTGTAGCACTATTCCGAGATTTCCCTGAATTTGCGATACTTATTAGTATTGTGGCAAATGTCATCATTGCAATTTCTGGTGTACTTCCTAGTTATTTCTTAACGGCAGCAAACATCTACTTTTTTGGATTTTTCGGTGGGACTATACTATCCATTCTAGGAGAGTCGATTGGTGCATGGTGTGCATTCATTCTATATAGGAAAGGGTTTAAGAAGCATTCTAGAAAGTGGCTTCAAAAGTATAGGTCTGTAGGGAAATTAATAAACTTACAAGGACGTATAGCTTTTCAATTCATCTTAACGCTTAGACTTTTGCCCTTCATGCCTTCAGGTGTCGTTACCTTTTTCTCAGCGATCGGTATCGTGTCAACGTGGACATTTGTTATTGCTAGTACGCTTGGTAAGATCCCCGCAATATTGCTAGAAGCGTTTGCTGTAAATCAGGTACTTCAATGGACGATAGCCGGCAAAGTATTGTTAACTGGAATAAGCCTCATATTCTTATTGAATTTAATTGTATTGATAAGAAAGAAATCGATATAA
- a CDS encoding DUF896 domain-containing protein, translating to MLSQQKIDRINELARKAKGEGLNPKEKEEQKKLRSEYLKAFRGGFKNQLKSIKVVDPEGTDVTPEKLKEEKRRKQ from the coding sequence ATGCTATCACAACAAAAAATAGATCGGATTAACGAACTCGCTCGTAAAGCAAAAGGAGAGGGTTTAAATCCAAAGGAAAAAGAAGAACAGAAGAAGTTGCGATCTGAATATTTAAAAGCCTTCCGTGGTGGATTTAAGAACCAATTGAAATCGATTAAAGTTGTCGATCCTGAAGGAACTGATGTAACCCCGGAAAAATTGAAGGAAGAAAAAAGACGCAAACAATAG
- a CDS encoding Na(+)/H(+) antiporter subunit B: protein MQSNDIILKTTSAIIVFVILAFSVNLFLSGHNAPGGGFIGGLMAAGAFILLYISFGLKTMNKVLKVNFRYFIGVGLMVAFLTGIGSFFFNQPFLSHTFGYFHLPLLGKTELATAMFFDLGVYLTVIGVTMTIILTIAEDRDEDFVEGSK, encoded by the coding sequence ATGCAATCTAATGACATTATTTTAAAGACGACATCAGCGATTATCGTATTCGTCATACTAGCGTTTTCTGTCAATTTATTCCTCTCTGGTCATAACGCTCCTGGTGGCGGATTCATTGGAGGGTTGATGGCGGCAGGTGCATTCATCCTATTGTACATATCGTTTGGGTTAAAGACGATGAATAAAGTATTGAAAGTTAATTTCAGGTACTTTATTGGTGTGGGATTAATGGTTGCTTTTCTGACAGGGATTGGCTCATTCTTCTTCAATCAACCCTTTCTCAGTCATACATTCGGATATTTCCACCTCCCACTATTAGGCAAGACGGAACTCGCTACTGCCATGTTTTTTGACCTAGGTGTATATTTGACGGTAATTGGTGTGACGATGACAATCATCCTTACTATTGCAGAAGATCGTGATGAGGATTTTGTAGAGGGAAGTAAATAA
- a CDS encoding DUF2621 domain-containing protein, producing MLEGWFGWFIVLWTLFLISMFAIGGFFMFRKFLKRMPKEDGMSILDWQDHYIKETRHLWSPEQSALLEELVEPVPELFRDVARDKIAGKIGELAVQEKRHTIDQDLIIRGYIIATPKRDHKFLIKKLNQKNIDLDPYEELLG from the coding sequence ATGTTGGAAGGTTGGTTTGGATGGTTTATCGTCCTATGGACACTCTTCTTGATTTCTATGTTCGCGATTGGCGGATTTTTCATGTTTCGTAAATTTTTGAAACGTATGCCGAAGGAAGATGGCATGTCCATACTAGATTGGCAAGACCATTATATAAAAGAAACGAGGCATTTATGGTCTCCAGAACAATCTGCTCTTCTGGAAGAGCTAGTGGAACCTGTTCCAGAATTGTTTAGAGATGTCGCCCGTGATAAAATTGCAGGTAAAATCGGTGAACTAGCTGTACAGGAAAAGAGACATACAATTGATCAAGATTTGATTATTAGAGGTTACATTATCGCTACTCCAAAGCGGGATCACAAATTTCTAATTAAGAAATTAAATCAAAAAAATATTGATTTGGACCCATATGAAGAGCTTTTAGGATAA
- a CDS encoding cytochrome c biogenesis CcdA family protein produces the protein MAPDVNLLLAFGAGFLSFISPCCLPLYPAFLSYITGMSVHELKEEKGILRKRALLHTTFFLLGFSVIFIVLGLSTSWFGMFFITYQDLIREIGAILIVVFGLVLLGVFKPEFLMKERKFKFRKRPTGYLGSSAIGMGFAAGWTPCTGPILGAVIYMGATNPGKAMFYMLAYVIGFSIPFFIMSFFIGRMTWIKKYSRKVMLVGGYLMIFMGVFLYFDWMSNLTSFLSNRFFNGFYGF, from the coding sequence TTGGCACCAGATGTAAATTTATTACTTGCTTTCGGAGCAGGATTCTTATCATTTATCTCACCATGTTGTTTACCGCTTTATCCTGCGTTCCTATCGTATATAACGGGAATGTCTGTGCATGAATTAAAAGAGGAGAAAGGCATACTAAGAAAGAGAGCTCTTTTACACACAACATTCTTTTTGCTAGGATTTTCCGTCATCTTTATCGTACTCGGACTAAGCACGTCTTGGTTCGGCATGTTTTTTATTACGTATCAAGACTTAATTAGGGAAATAGGCGCGATATTGATCGTTGTATTTGGACTTGTATTGTTAGGCGTGTTTAAGCCAGAGTTTCTAATGAAAGAAAGAAAGTTCAAATTCCGCAAACGACCGACAGGCTATCTCGGTTCATCAGCGATTGGAATGGGGTTTGCTGCAGGGTGGACTCCGTGTACAGGACCCATTCTTGGTGCTGTTATTTACATGGGTGCAACTAATCCAGGTAAAGCGATGTTTTATATGCTAGCTTATGTAATTGGGTTTTCAATACCTTTTTTCATTATGTCCTTTTTCATTGGTCGGATGACTTGGATCAAGAAGTACAGTCGTAAAGTCATGTTAGTCGGTGGCTACCTCATGATCTTCATGGGCGTATTTCTTTACTTTGACTGGATGTCCAATTTGACCTCCTTTTTATCCAACCGTTTCTTTAACGGATTCTACGGATTTTAA
- the mnmH gene encoding tRNA 2-selenouridine(34) synthase MnmH, with amino-acid sequence MTMVQVVSVESVQFSDYHVIDVRSPGEFNEFHVIGAQNIPIFNNDERAKVGTTYKQVGKDEAKMQGLSIVSPKLVNMVHELKQLQLRESKPFLIYCARGGMRSNSFATVMSLMGFECAQLNGGIRSYRQLIVSTLASFAKNSTKFVILEGLTGSRKTDLLEILEEDGYPVINLERMAGHRGSIFGEIGNQGRSQKSFDQSLYLRLQEIGSTDYYMIESESKRIGKVIVPEWILQGKEEGTRIYLHYPLNKRVESICNTYKPLHYHHQISEALMHLRKRLAPELYEEVTHALENRNYHTVVRLLLEFYYDPKYEYTANQYERDALEVHLSDLDTGLSNIKDILTRL; translated from the coding sequence ATGACAATGGTACAGGTTGTTTCAGTTGAGTCAGTGCAATTTTCGGATTATCATGTCATAGATGTACGTTCGCCAGGTGAATTTAACGAATTTCACGTAATTGGTGCTCAAAATATTCCGATCTTTAACAACGATGAAAGAGCCAAGGTGGGCACAACCTATAAACAAGTAGGAAAAGATGAAGCGAAAATGCAAGGTTTATCGATTGTTTCACCTAAACTTGTAAATATGGTTCATGAATTAAAGCAATTACAACTTCGTGAGTCTAAACCATTCCTAATCTATTGTGCTCGTGGTGGTATGAGGAGTAACAGTTTTGCAACGGTTATGTCGTTAATGGGGTTTGAATGTGCTCAACTAAATGGAGGAATTCGTTCGTATCGTCAATTGATCGTGTCCACACTAGCTTCTTTTGCAAAGAATTCAACGAAATTCGTAATTTTAGAAGGGTTAACAGGCTCTCGAAAGACAGACTTATTAGAGATCCTAGAGGAAGACGGTTATCCAGTTATAAACTTAGAAAGAATGGCTGGACATAGAGGTTCAATTTTTGGCGAAATTGGTAATCAAGGGCGTTCTCAAAAATCCTTTGATCAATCTTTGTATTTACGACTCCAAGAGATAGGCTCTACTGATTATTATATGATAGAATCGGAAAGCAAACGTATTGGAAAAGTCATCGTACCTGAATGGATCTTACAAGGGAAAGAAGAAGGAACAAGAATTTATTTACATTACCCTTTAAATAAGCGTGTTGAATCTATTTGTAACACGTATAAACCTTTACACTATCATCACCAAATTAGTGAGGCATTAATGCACTTGCGTAAGCGTCTAGCACCAGAACTTTATGAGGAAGTTACTCATGCATTAGAGAACCGTAATTACCATACGGTAGTTCGTTTACTATTAGAGTTCTATTACGATCCAAAATATGAATATACCGCAAACCAATATGAACGTGATGCTTTAGAAGTTCATTTGAGTGATTTAGATACAGGTTTATCAAATATTAAAGATATCCTTACAAGATTATAA
- a CDS encoding YneB family resolvase-like protein, producing MNAVIYCRVSTEKETQASSIDRQESELRGLAEQFHFNVVEIIREMRSGYDIERDGILQVLDLAKEKSVDVLLVQDETRLGRGSAKIAILHTLRKFGVKCYSISENGEIQLTEADSMVLEIVSIVEDYQRKLHNAKIKRGMRRAVDKGYRPEKNLANINEGGRDRKEVPIEEIIRLRELGLTFREISITLNGLNYDISKATVHRRYQEFKLREDEAKQ from the coding sequence ATGAACGCCGTTATATATTGTAGAGTGAGCACAGAGAAGGAAACACAAGCCTCTTCGATTGATAGACAAGAATCAGAACTGAGAGGACTTGCAGAACAATTTCATTTTAATGTTGTAGAGATTATTCGCGAAATGAGAAGCGGATATGATATTGAACGGGATGGAATACTACAAGTATTAGATCTTGCAAAGGAAAAGTCAGTTGATGTTCTTCTTGTCCAAGATGAGACCCGATTAGGGAGAGGGAGCGCAAAAATAGCAATATTGCATACGCTCAGAAAGTTTGGAGTGAAATGCTATTCTATTAGTGAAAATGGAGAAATTCAACTGACTGAAGCGGATTCCATGGTATTAGAAATTGTCAGTATAGTGGAAGATTACCAGCGGAAATTACATAATGCGAAAATCAAACGAGGCATGAGAAGAGCGGTTGACAAAGGATATCGCCCTGAAAAGAATCTAGCTAATATAAATGAAGGTGGTCGTGATCGGAAAGAAGTCCCTATCGAAGAAATCATCAGGTTAAGAGAACTTGGACTTACTTTTCGTGAAATTTCTATAACCCTTAACGGATTAAATTACGATATTTCAAAAGCTACCGTTCATCGAAGATACCAGGAATTTAAACTCCGTGAAGACGAAGCAAAACAATAG